From Gimesia panareensis, the proteins below share one genomic window:
- a CDS encoding tetratricopeptide repeat protein translates to MTSDRNKKIAADCWRRGNEALSKENWDYSIEMFSTAVKLDPGALLYRQTKRGAERKKYGDNQSGSKMGVLKLAGIKTKIKNARRKKDWAGADQLAEEGLSLNPWDSALNAEMATACQNLGYDDAAIFGLKVAIENDKTNKGYYAELGTLLEEKGEYKSARECWEMALKLDPMDGDARSKITSLMATETRVRGGYEGADKSSGVRVQSAYDEGRATREQRHQAQKGNAPDGPGQSVEADLQRSIRKEPENKDLYLKLGDFYRREGRLQEARENYEKAFEFSNRDANIGEQVEDIDIEMLKDQLTTAKDEFNQDRENPEAKKQVTLLSKALIKKEIDVFTRRVERYPADMRIKYELAQRFIRLKKWASAIPLLQQSVKDTRISSDALVALGKCFFADGKKELAKRQFEKALPKLSADEKEDTFKEAHYLLGRLYEEAKQKAQAADHYSEILAVDYDYRDTRQRLEDMEGQE, encoded by the coding sequence ATGACATCTGACAGAAATAAAAAAATCGCGGCTGACTGCTGGAGACGGGGAAACGAAGCCCTGTCAAAAGAAAACTGGGACTATTCGATCGAAATGTTCTCCACAGCCGTCAAGCTGGATCCGGGGGCACTGCTATACCGCCAGACCAAACGGGGCGCGGAACGCAAGAAGTACGGCGATAACCAGAGCGGCTCCAAGATGGGCGTTTTAAAACTCGCCGGAATCAAAACCAAAATCAAAAACGCCCGCCGGAAGAAGGACTGGGCTGGCGCCGATCAACTGGCCGAAGAAGGGCTGTCGCTGAATCCCTGGGATTCCGCTCTGAATGCAGAGATGGCAACAGCCTGCCAGAATCTGGGATATGATGATGCCGCTATTTTCGGTCTCAAAGTCGCCATTGAAAATGATAAGACCAATAAGGGCTATTATGCCGAACTGGGGACGCTCCTTGAAGAAAAGGGGGAGTACAAGTCGGCTCGCGAATGCTGGGAAATGGCACTCAAGCTCGATCCGATGGATGGAGACGCCCGCTCCAAGATTACTTCGCTGATGGCAACGGAGACCCGCGTCCGTGGCGGTTACGAAGGAGCAGACAAATCTTCGGGAGTCCGAGTCCAGTCTGCCTACGACGAAGGGCGTGCTACCCGGGAACAAAGACATCAGGCACAGAAAGGCAACGCCCCCGATGGACCAGGACAGTCCGTCGAAGCCGATCTGCAACGCTCGATTCGAAAAGAACCTGAAAACAAGGACCTCTACCTGAAACTGGGAGACTTTTATCGCCGTGAAGGCCGACTTCAGGAAGCCCGGGAGAATTATGAGAAGGCCTTTGAATTTTCCAACAGGGACGCGAATATCGGCGAACAGGTGGAAGACATCGATATCGAGATGTTGAAGGATCAGCTGACGACTGCCAAAGATGAGTTCAACCAGGACCGTGAAAATCCAGAGGCGAAAAAACAGGTGACCCTGCTCAGTAAGGCCCTGATCAAAAAGGAAATCGATGTCTTTACCAGGCGGGTCGAGCGCTATCCCGCCGATATGCGCATCAAATACGAACTGGCTCAGAGGTTTATTCGGCTCAAAAAATGGGCCTCTGCCATTCCACTGCTGCAACAGTCCGTCAAAGATACCCGAATCAGTTCGGACGCGCTCGTCGCTTTGGGAAAATGTTTCTTTGCCGACGGAAAAAAAGAGCTCGCCAAGCGGCAGTTCGAAAAAGCACTTCCCAAACTCTCTGCGGATGAAAAAGAGGACACCTTCAAGGAAGCGCATTATCTGCTGGGCCGTCTGTATGAGGAAGCGAAGCAGAAAGCCCAGGCCGCAGATCATTACAGCGAAATTCTGGCCGTGGATTACGATTATCGGGATACCCGCCAGCGCCTGGAAGACATGGAAGGGCAAGAGTAA
- a CDS encoding Hsp20/alpha crystallin family protein, producing the protein MPIFRWDQSWNPLRDLEREVDRLIQGVEFSVQGIRMPRQYPAVNIFELEHEFLITAELPGMEVEDLELTIANSVLTLKGHRNSPVAENENIPEERFRRRERTFGEWQRSISIPDRISDEQLSAEFNDGVLKIHLPKLEEELPRQIPVSSGE; encoded by the coding sequence ATGCCGATTTTTCGCTGGGATCAATCCTGGAACCCGTTACGCGATCTGGAACGTGAAGTCGACCGCCTGATTCAGGGTGTCGAATTCTCGGTGCAGGGGATTCGCATGCCCCGCCAGTATCCGGCTGTAAATATATTTGAACTGGAGCATGAGTTTCTGATCACAGCAGAGTTACCGGGGATGGAAGTCGAGGACCTGGAACTGACGATTGCCAACAGCGTGCTGACACTCAAAGGTCATCGCAATTCGCCGGTCGCTGAAAATGAAAACATTCCCGAAGAACGGTTTCGACGCCGGGAACGGACCTTCGGGGAGTGGCAACGCTCAATCAGCATCCCGGATCGGATCTCGGATGAGCAGCTCTCTGCAGAATTCAACGACGGCGTTCTGAAGATTCACCTTCCCAAACTGGAAGAGGAACTTCCCCGTCAGATCCCGGTCAGCTCTGGTGAATAG
- the rpsT gene encoding 30S ribosomal protein S20, which yields MPNTKSAKRALRKSEVRRVRNRATRSELRTAIKNARAAITGDDAQAAAQALQTAAKKIDQAAAKGVIHKNTAARTKSRLAKSANQKTAE from the coding sequence ATGCCAAACACGAAAAGTGCCAAAAGAGCGTTGCGGAAAAGTGAAGTTCGTCGAGTCCGTAACCGTGCAACCCGTTCTGAATTGAGAACTGCCATCAAAAATGCCCGTGCTGCCATCACCGGCGATGATGCACAGGCCGCTGCTCAGGCGTTGCAGACAGCAGCCAAAAAGATCGATCAGGCTGCTGCCAAAGGCGTGATTCACAAGAACACCGCTGCCCGGACCAAGTCCCGTCTGGCCAAAAGCGCCAATCAGAAAACAGCTGAGTAG
- a CDS encoding tetratricopeptide repeat protein: MMNTPSEPDQPFGSFHPAPKKFWSSGTIVAVFGCGALGLFLWWGRGESISPTDSSGSQTPVKQKPDQTRQKELIAYLQAHPDDEFAHYQLGELIRHRAPFQALENFSHVTSRHPHYFDAVAAIAEIAQEQNLPERAKPALQILVREFPEQIAYQEALARLYLQEGRYRRALRYARRCVELDPDQADNQLLMAEILRKAGRTSEMLAPLKQALFLDPDSYPAHLSMAYAALYTGDLTTAEREARWCLEQQPDSTTALRYLATIDRNRGKLEAALKHIDEALKIAPHDFDCLLIKADLLIYQRKGEAAYALLKPLYAEHQTDRHYISALARAAGLTGKREEALQLQKQNQRLIKEDDLRPSSLQSDSVEKKQSQQN, from the coding sequence ATGATGAATACTCCGTCTGAACCGGATCAGCCTTTCGGCTCTTTTCATCCGGCCCCCAAAAAATTCTGGTCGAGCGGGACGATCGTGGCTGTATTCGGGTGTGGTGCTCTGGGCTTGTTTTTATGGTGGGGACGTGGTGAATCCATTTCTCCTACCGACTCTTCAGGTTCGCAGACTCCTGTCAAACAGAAACCGGATCAAACCCGGCAGAAGGAACTGATCGCTTATCTGCAGGCACACCCCGACGATGAATTTGCGCATTATCAGTTAGGGGAGCTGATCCGACACCGGGCTCCCTTTCAGGCACTGGAAAACTTCTCGCACGTGACGTCCCGCCATCCTCACTATTTCGATGCGGTGGCCGCCATTGCTGAAATTGCGCAGGAGCAGAATCTCCCCGAGCGGGCAAAACCGGCCCTGCAGATTCTGGTGCGTGAATTTCCGGAGCAGATCGCGTATCAGGAAGCGCTGGCGCGACTCTACCTGCAGGAAGGACGCTATCGCCGCGCCCTCAGATATGCCAGGCGTTGTGTGGAACTGGATCCGGACCAGGCAGACAATCAACTGCTGATGGCTGAGATCCTCAGGAAAGCGGGGCGAACCAGCGAAATGCTGGCGCCGCTCAAGCAGGCACTCTTTCTCGATCCCGATTCCTATCCGGCGCATTTAAGCATGGCTTATGCAGCCCTGTATACCGGAGATTTGACAACTGCGGAACGGGAAGCCCGCTGGTGCCTGGAGCAACAGCCCGATTCGACGACGGCTCTCCGCTACCTGGCTACGATCGACCGGAACCGGGGAAAACTGGAGGCCGCCCTCAAGCATATTGATGAGGCGCTCAAGATCGCCCCCCATGACTTTGACTGTCTGCTGATCAAAGCGGACCTGCTGATTTATCAGCGTAAGGGCGAGGCCGCTTATGCCCTGCTGAAGCCGCTCTATGCGGAGCACCAGACCGATCGTCATTACATTTCGGCCCTGGCCAGGGCTGCTGGTCTGACAGGAAAACGCGAGGAAGCGTTACAACTGCAGAAACAAAATCAGAGGTTGATCAAAGAAGATGATCTCCGCCCTTCTTCACTGCAGAGCGACTCGGTCGAGAAGAAGCAGTCCCAGCAGAACTGA
- a CDS encoding sugar phosphate isomerase/epimerase family protein: MKLGMINSAWAQAGRDTAWGLHKTKEIGFDSVDIFIDPQEADVREQKLVKDTCDQLDLPIMSVCCVAVGLIDFNPSVQRFHQQRVKDYLDLCYRFEARNLLLVLGEYIWNREVIPPAEQWQTGIEQCRLLADYAASLGLEIALELEPFPLSLLNDVDSMVRFVDEVDHPALKANIDVSHLLLAGVQPEELQKLQDKAIHVHISDCDGKVHGDLPPGRGVVPFEPYLAEIKKLDIDGAISLELEYSPEPDKIEEWVREAYESTAALMKQAGLRG, encoded by the coding sequence ATGAAACTGGGGATGATCAACTCCGCCTGGGCCCAGGCGGGACGTGATACCGCCTGGGGATTGCACAAAACCAAAGAGATCGGCTTCGACAGTGTGGATATCTTCATCGATCCACAAGAGGCCGATGTGCGGGAACAGAAGCTGGTCAAAGATACCTGCGATCAACTCGATCTGCCCATCATGTCCGTCTGCTGTGTCGCGGTCGGACTGATCGACTTCAACCCCAGCGTGCAGCGCTTTCATCAGCAGCGGGTCAAAGACTACCTCGACCTCTGCTACCGGTTCGAAGCCCGCAATCTGCTGCTCGTGCTCGGAGAGTACATCTGGAACCGCGAAGTAATCCCGCCCGCCGAGCAGTGGCAGACGGGAATCGAACAATGCCGGCTCCTCGCGGATTACGCGGCCAGTCTGGGGCTGGAGATCGCCCTGGAACTGGAACCGTTCCCGCTCTCCCTGCTCAACGACGTCGATTCCATGGTCCGCTTCGTCGATGAAGTCGATCATCCCGCCCTCAAAGCCAACATCGATGTCTCGCATCTGCTGCTCGCAGGAGTCCAACCCGAGGAACTGCAAAAGCTGCAGGACAAGGCGATTCACGTTCATATTTCGGACTGCGACGGCAAAGTGCACGGCGATCTGCCTCCGGGACGCGGCGTGGTTCCCTTCGAACCATACCTGGCTGAGATTAAAAAACTGGACATCGACGGGGCCATTTCGCTGGAACTGGAGTATTCCCCGGAGCCGGACAAAATCGAGGAATGGGTCCGCGAAGCCTACGAATCCACGGCTGCTTTGATGAAACAGGCCGGTTTACGGGGCTGA
- a CDS encoding Hsp20/alpha crystallin family protein, with protein MNQPHENEPHHQLSHPEQFVFTPPIDIYETDEGLVLYADLPGVSVGSLELQVQDNKLTLLGKVEPQIPEGARPIHKEYEVGNYLRSFILSGEIVHSEIEAKLTNGVLRIFLPKAPKAEPRRIQVNTG; from the coding sequence ATGAATCAACCACACGAAAACGAACCACATCACCAGCTATCGCATCCGGAGCAGTTTGTCTTCACTCCTCCTATCGATATCTATGAAACCGATGAGGGGCTGGTATTGTATGCCGACCTGCCTGGTGTGTCTGTGGGCTCGCTTGAACTGCAGGTCCAGGACAATAAACTGACGCTGCTGGGGAAAGTCGAACCCCAGATCCCGGAAGGGGCACGGCCTATTCATAAAGAATACGAGGTCGGGAATTACCTGCGGTCGTTCATTTTGAGTGGAGAGATCGTCCACAGCGAAATCGAGGCCAAACTGACAAACGGCGTGCTGCGAATCTTTCTGCCCAAAGCTCCCAAAGCAGAACCGCGGCGGATTCAGGTGAATACCGGCTGA
- a CDS encoding MFS transporter, which yields MTETETLSLEQTEPTLKKRLIVMMFLQYFVQGCYLPIITLYLIDALGFSAFQIGVFGAALAVGPLLAPFVFGQIVDRHYATERVLAFCHFSGGVIMLALFLQQSYWPVVILGVLYSILYVPTMMLTNSLSFQHLKDSDREFPLIRLWGTIGFVVPAWLAEGLFLRGLSGEELNTGRGIVLAMAGVAGLIMAAYCLTLPHTPPVKGDKKDLAPGKVLKMLKYRHFLVLVLVAFIISIVHKFYFQWNSPFLKNVLLMGDVKGAWEQRISSIGQVFEVIVMAGLGFGIKKYGFKVVMLVGLLSYLVRSLIFAYASTLSDAYTLAMTLTCLGQAMHGLCFGCFLAAAYIYVDKVCPLDARGSMQTFFGTFVFGLGMFAGGFISGSIGDYFTSPGKEALVRTAWNIESQTGIQAFTQKNLEGHPIDLLRDWPGIWLSSAAIALFATVLFWILFPKTDTSQRMDPVQESS from the coding sequence ATGACCGAGACAGAGACGCTTTCACTGGAACAGACTGAGCCGACCCTGAAAAAACGGCTGATTGTCATGATGTTCCTGCAGTACTTCGTGCAGGGCTGTTACCTGCCCATCATCACACTCTATCTGATTGACGCGCTGGGATTCTCAGCCTTTCAGATCGGTGTGTTTGGAGCAGCACTGGCCGTGGGTCCGTTACTGGCGCCCTTTGTGTTCGGCCAGATTGTTGACCGCCACTATGCAACCGAGCGCGTGCTCGCGTTCTGCCATTTTTCCGGTGGCGTGATCATGCTGGCGCTGTTTCTGCAGCAGAGTTACTGGCCCGTGGTCATCCTGGGTGTGCTGTATTCGATCCTGTATGTTCCGACGATGATGCTCACCAATTCGCTCTCGTTTCAGCACCTGAAAGACAGCGATCGTGAGTTTCCCCTGATTCGTTTGTGGGGCACGATCGGATTTGTCGTCCCCGCCTGGCTGGCAGAAGGACTCTTTCTGCGGGGGCTTTCTGGTGAGGAACTGAATACGGGCCGAGGCATCGTGCTGGCGATGGCGGGTGTCGCCGGTCTGATCATGGCGGCTTACTGTTTAACGCTGCCGCATACGCCGCCTGTGAAAGGCGATAAGAAAGATCTGGCACCGGGCAAGGTTCTGAAAATGCTGAAATACCGGCACTTCCTGGTTCTCGTCCTGGTCGCCTTTATCATCTCGATCGTGCACAAGTTCTACTTTCAGTGGAACAGTCCCTTCCTGAAAAATGTGCTCCTGATGGGAGACGTGAAAGGCGCCTGGGAACAGCGGATCAGTTCGATCGGGCAGGTCTTTGAAGTCATTGTGATGGCTGGCCTCGGATTCGGCATTAAAAAATATGGTTTCAAAGTGGTGATGCTGGTCGGCCTGCTCTCCTACCTGGTACGCAGCCTGATCTTCGCCTATGCCTCAACACTCAGTGACGCGTATACTCTGGCCATGACGCTGACCTGCCTGGGGCAGGCGATGCACGGTCTCTGCTTCGGTTGTTTTCTGGCGGCTGCTTACATCTATGTCGATAAGGTCTGCCCGCTGGATGCCCGTGGCAGTATGCAGACCTTTTTCGGCACGTTTGTGTTTGGGCTGGGTATGTTCGCCGGCGGTTTCATCAGTGGATCGATTGGTGACTATTTCACATCCCCGGGGAAAGAAGCACTGGTCCGCACTGCCTGGAACATCGAATCGCAGACAGGCATTCAGGCTTTCACCCAGAAGAACCTGGAGGGGCATCCCATTGACCTGCTGCGCGACTGGCCGGGGATCTGGCTGAGCAGTGCCGCGATCGCGTTGTTTGCCACTGTCCTGTTCTGGATTCTCTTCCCCAAAACGGATACATCCCAGCGCATGGATCCGGTTCAAGAGTCGTCGTAA
- a CDS encoding SDR family NAD(P)-dependent oxidoreductase, giving the protein MDLKLQDVPVIITGGASGIGLATARTFAEEGALPVLWDQSDQVTKIAEQLTSETGQTVNGFQVDITDFEALQEVTRQTVDRVKSFAHLVHAAAIGSGKFGFPFTNLTPADWPRVFEVNMQGMVNVAHAVTPVMQESTEGSMVFVSSIAGQIGSQTDPPYSASKAANINFAQCLAKDLAAGGIRVNSVCPGMVQTPLNQGVWQAWNDRQPEDQKRSYEDWAGDKIRQLVPLQRWQTTQDIADMIVFLSSARAAQVTGQTINVDGGFVMHW; this is encoded by the coding sequence ATGGATCTCAAATTACAGGACGTTCCCGTTATTATTACCGGCGGCGCCAGCGGTATTGGACTGGCAACCGCACGCACCTTTGCAGAGGAAGGGGCGCTGCCTGTACTCTGGGATCAATCGGATCAGGTCACAAAGATCGCAGAACAACTGACGAGCGAAACCGGGCAGACGGTCAATGGATTCCAGGTCGATATCACTGATTTTGAAGCGTTACAGGAAGTCACGCGGCAGACTGTGGATCGTGTGAAGTCCTTCGCGCACCTGGTGCATGCGGCTGCGATCGGATCGGGAAAATTCGGTTTCCCGTTTACCAATCTCACACCTGCCGACTGGCCGCGCGTGTTCGAGGTGAATATGCAGGGGATGGTCAACGTGGCGCATGCCGTCACGCCGGTAATGCAAGAGTCAACAGAAGGGAGCATGGTGTTTGTGAGTTCGATTGCCGGCCAGATCGGTTCACAGACGGACCCGCCTTACAGTGCTTCGAAGGCGGCGAATATCAACTTCGCGCAGTGTCTGGCGAAGGATTTGGCTGCCGGTGGGATTCGCGTGAATTCGGTCTGCCCGGGAATGGTGCAGACGCCGTTGAATCAAGGGGTCTGGCAGGCCTGGAATGATCGTCAGCCGGAGGATCAGAAGCGGAGCTATGAGGACTGGGCGGGGGATAAAATCAGGCAGCTGGTTCCCCTGCAGCGGTGGCAGACGACTCAGGATATTGCGGATATGATCGTGTTTCTCAGCTCCGCCCGGGCCGCCCAGGTCACCGGGCAGACGATTAACGTTGACGGAGGGTTTGTGATGCACTGGTAA
- a CDS encoding sulfate adenylyltransferase produces MADLIAPHGGLTEPVCCTVPAGEIDSFKAEAASLPQVPVSAADLSTVYRLGDGTLSPLTGPMNGDVYNRVLDEACIEVNGKKYAWTIPLALPVTSELAGTLSSGQKVALTCPAGEIVATLEIGDVFEWDKPKYIQSVYQTERTDHPGAAMVLEGDADKTHLIGGEIRVLPQPKNSEFGKYVLTPREVRALIADKGWDAVVAFQTRNPLHRAHEYALVYGLEKLLKDGKNAGAVLNPLIGETKSDDVSAEIRMQTYEKLIENRELGDGDSDPELWGARDDNPPDRVLLLGLDIKMFYGGPKEAVMHAIYRQNMGYTNIIIGRKHADAPYADGTAIWGDFDAQEIFNNLNGELLIQPVNVGFAAYYESMGRVDLMENHSEEKPVFISGKEVRATLQKGEMVDPRIMRESTSQILAEAMKVS; encoded by the coding sequence ATGGCCGATCTGATTGCCCCTCACGGAGGGTTGACTGAACCCGTTTGCTGTACAGTGCCCGCAGGGGAAATTGACAGCTTCAAAGCCGAAGCAGCCAGCCTGCCCCAGGTTCCTGTTTCTGCCGCCGACTTGTCTACCGTATACCGCCTCGGCGACGGGACTCTGAGCCCGCTGACCGGACCGATGAACGGGGACGTCTACAACCGCGTGCTGGACGAAGCCTGCATCGAAGTTAACGGTAAGAAATACGCCTGGACCATCCCGCTGGCACTGCCCGTCACCTCCGAACTGGCCGGCACCCTCTCCAGCGGACAGAAGGTTGCTCTGACCTGTCCAGCAGGCGAAATCGTTGCGACTCTCGAGATCGGCGATGTCTTCGAATGGGACAAACCCAAATACATTCAGAGCGTCTACCAGACCGAACGGACCGACCACCCTGGTGCGGCCATGGTCCTCGAAGGTGATGCCGACAAGACTCACCTGATCGGCGGTGAAATCCGCGTTCTGCCTCAGCCCAAGAACAGCGAGTTCGGCAAATACGTGCTGACGCCCCGCGAAGTCCGTGCCCTGATCGCAGACAAAGGCTGGGACGCGGTCGTCGCCTTCCAGACCCGTAACCCGCTGCACCGTGCTCACGAATACGCCCTGGTCTACGGCCTCGAAAAACTCCTGAAAGACGGCAAGAATGCCGGCGCTGTCCTCAACCCGCTGATCGGGGAAACCAAGAGCGACGACGTGAGTGCAGAGATCCGCATGCAGACCTACGAAAAGCTGATCGAAAACCGCGAACTGGGCGATGGCGACAGCGATCCCGAACTCTGGGGTGCCCGCGACGACAATCCTCCCGATCGCGTTCTGCTGCTCGGCCTGGACATCAAAATGTTCTACGGCGGACCCAAAGAAGCCGTCATGCACGCCATCTACCGCCAGAACATGGGCTACACGAACATCATCATCGGTCGTAAACATGCCGACGCTCCGTATGCAGACGGCACCGCGATCTGGGGTGACTTCGACGCCCAGGAAATCTTCAACAACCTGAATGGCGAACTGCTGATTCAGCCCGTCAACGTTGGCTTCGCTGCCTACTACGAATCGATGGGCCGCGTCGACCTGATGGAAAACCATTCCGAAGAAAAGCCGGTCTTCATCTCCGGAAAAGAAGTCCGTGCCACCCTCCAGAAGGGGGAAATGGTTGATCCCCGGATCATGCGGGAAAGTACTTCCCAGATTCTCGCTGAGGCCATGAAGGTCTCCTGA
- a CDS encoding 3-keto-disaccharide hydrolase produces the protein MKQFSIRALSGCCLFLILTQINYADSKDPKWAANSVEQAGPDFQIQGEYSGILGTGDDTLKYGVQVIALGDGKFQAVGYPGGLPGDGWTQEKKVTTEGVRDGNAIKFKSEDGRGDLEDGKITIYDAEGTKVGVLNKVHRKSPTLGKPAPEGAIVLFDSKHPEKTAKNFKNGRVTEDGLLMEGVTSKQKFKDGHLHLEFRLPFMPQARGQGRSNSGCYVLGRYEVQILDSFGLEGKDNECGGIYKLGAPSVNMCFPPLAWQTYDIDFTSAKYDKDGNKTDKARITVKHNGVTIHDDREIGEPTPGGTNKDESAAGPLFLQNHSNPVRFRNIWVIEK, from the coding sequence ATGAAGCAGTTTTCGATTCGCGCCCTCTCTGGCTGCTGTCTGTTCCTGATCCTGACTCAGATCAACTACGCCGATTCCAAGGACCCGAAATGGGCGGCTAACAGTGTGGAACAGGCCGGCCCTGATTTCCAGATTCAGGGAGAATACTCGGGCATCCTGGGAACGGGAGATGACACTCTCAAATATGGAGTGCAGGTGATCGCATTGGGTGATGGCAAATTTCAGGCAGTCGGCTATCCGGGCGGACTGCCCGGCGATGGCTGGACTCAGGAGAAAAAAGTTACTACCGAAGGCGTGAGGGATGGTAATGCGATCAAATTCAAGTCAGAAGATGGCCGGGGTGATCTCGAAGATGGAAAAATAACGATCTATGACGCCGAAGGCACCAAGGTCGGTGTGCTCAATAAAGTCCATCGTAAAAGCCCAACCCTGGGCAAACCAGCCCCGGAAGGCGCGATTGTGCTGTTCGACTCGAAGCATCCGGAGAAGACCGCCAAGAATTTCAAAAATGGTCGCGTGACCGAAGACGGCCTGTTGATGGAAGGTGTCACCAGCAAACAGAAATTCAAAGACGGCCACCTGCACCTGGAATTCCGACTCCCCTTCATGCCTCAGGCACGGGGACAGGGACGCAGCAACAGTGGCTGTTATGTGCTGGGACGTTATGAAGTTCAGATTCTGGATTCATTCGGCCTGGAAGGCAAAGACAACGAATGTGGCGGGATTTACAAACTGGGTGCTCCCAGCGTCAATATGTGCTTCCCTCCCCTGGCCTGGCAGACCTACGACATCGATTTCACTTCTGCCAAGTATGACAAGGATGGTAACAAGACTGACAAGGCCCGGATCACGGTCAAACACAACGGGGTTACCATCCACGATGATCGCGAAATTGGTGAACCTACTCCCGGTGGTACCAACAAAGATGAGTCCGCAGCCGGCCCGCTGTTTTTACAGAATCATTCGAATCCGGTCCGCTTCCGCAATATCTGGGTGATTGAAAAATAA
- a CDS encoding CRTAC1 family protein yields MSERLVWAFYLLLILQWNSHLPIRADEPAGEILLQDVTAAVQLAFQHRSPLTVKRHLHLMMGSGVGWLDYDNDGFPDLFCGQGEEWESALRKKQDTDLEWSNRLFRNAAGTQFQDVTQVSGLTGFGYAMGIAVGDYDHDGFDDLYVSVFGRNQLYANNGDGTFTDISQSAHVDHPGYGASCTWSDLDGDGLLDLYIANYLEIDREHYPICSRRVDGARFYFVCHPRYVPGEYDVIYRNLGNGKFLDVSKQAGLHAETPRQGLGVFAADYDLDGDQDIYVANDSVANQLWINDGRGHFTDQALIAGLAFNRAGDREAGMGLAGADYNGDDKLDLFVTNYFGETNTLYRNEGELFFLDVTDETGLAAPSRVRLGFGTSFVDLNNDGWEDLFVANGHVHDRLAQLGKREPFEQEPQLFKNESGSRFREISESAGAFFQTKQVGRGSAVADFNRDGLADLAVSHLNQPLVLLQNQSRSAGHSLSLQLVGRESNRSGIGATVEVNVGKRKLMRLRKGSSSYLSADEGRILTGLGGHSAAVSAKVTWQGGKSEIWTGLQPGRHYTLIEGNSDSQPSTQSHSE; encoded by the coding sequence TTGTCTGAACGACTGGTCTGGGCATTCTACCTGCTGCTCATTCTGCAGTGGAACAGTCACCTGCCGATCCGGGCTGATGAGCCTGCAGGGGAGATCCTCCTGCAGGATGTCACCGCGGCCGTGCAACTGGCTTTTCAGCATCGTTCGCCTTTGACCGTCAAGCGGCACCTGCATCTGATGATGGGATCGGGAGTCGGCTGGCTCGATTATGACAATGACGGTTTTCCCGACCTGTTCTGTGGTCAGGGAGAAGAATGGGAGTCTGCGCTACGCAAGAAACAGGATACGGATCTGGAATGGTCCAACCGTCTGTTTCGCAATGCAGCAGGCACTCAATTTCAGGATGTGACACAGGTTTCCGGCCTGACGGGCTTTGGTTATGCGATGGGCATCGCTGTCGGTGACTATGATCACGATGGATTTGATGATCTGTACGTCAGCGTCTTTGGTCGCAACCAGCTGTATGCCAACAACGGTGACGGGACATTTACCGACATTTCGCAATCGGCGCACGTCGATCATCCGGGGTATGGTGCCAGCTGTACCTGGTCCGATCTGGATGGTGATGGCCTGCTGGATTTGTATATCGCCAACTACCTGGAGATCGATCGGGAGCATTATCCCATCTGCAGCCGTCGGGTAGATGGCGCACGATTTTATTTTGTCTGTCATCCCCGGTACGTGCCCGGTGAATATGATGTGATTTATCGAAATCTGGGAAATGGAAAATTTCTGGACGTTTCAAAGCAGGCAGGCCTGCATGCGGAAACTCCGCGGCAGGGACTGGGAGTCTTTGCCGCTGATTATGATCTGGATGGAGATCAGGATATTTATGTGGCCAATGATTCGGTGGCGAACCAGCTCTGGATTAATGATGGACGCGGACACTTCACCGACCAGGCCCTGATTGCAGGTCTGGCATTCAATCGGGCGGGCGACCGGGAAGCGGGAATGGGACTGGCCGGTGCCGATTATAACGGGGATGACAAACTGGATCTGTTCGTGACCAATTACTTTGGCGAAACGAATACGCTCTACCGCAACGAAGGCGAGCTCTTTTTTCTGGACGTGACTGACGAGACCGGGCTGGCTGCGCCGAGTCGTGTCCGGCTGGGGTTTGGAACATCGTTTGTGGATTTGAACAACGACGGCTGGGAAGACCTGTTTGTCGCCAACGGACATGTGCACGACCGGCTGGCGCAACTGGGGAAACGCGAGCCTTTCGAGCAGGAACCGCAACTGTTTAAGAATGAATCCGGATCCCGCTTCCGTGAGATTTCTGAGTCTGCAGGCGCTTTCTTTCAGACCAAACAAGTGGGGCGGGGGAGCGCAGTTGCTGATTTTAACCGGGACGGTCTGGCTGATCTGGCCGTCTCTCATCTGAATCAGCCACTGGTACTGCTGCAGAATCAAAGCCGCTCCGCCGGTCATAGTCTCTCCTTACAACTGGTGGGGCGAGAATCGAATCGGAGTGGGATTGGGGCGACTGTGGAAGTCAATGTCGGGAAACGAAAACTGATGCGGCTCAGGAAGGGGAGCAGCAGTTATCTATCCGCCGATGAGGGCCGGATTCTGACCGGACTGGGGGGGCATAGTGCTGCTGTGTCGGCGAAAGTTACCTGGCAAGGCGGGAAATCGGAGATCTGGACTGGATTACAGCCGGGCAGGCATTATACATTGATAGAAGGTAACAGCGACTCACAGCCATCCACTCAAAGCCACTCTGAATGA